CAGAAAGACCTATCGTCGTAGAGTTCTGGTCCCCTGGCTGCTCGGTCTGCAAGGAGGTAGCGCCGATCTATGAATCCGTGTCCGAGGAGATGGCCGATGAGGCCATCTTCCTACGTGTCAACACAGATGCGAATTTGAACATGGTCAGACGTTATGGCGTCCAGGGAACTCCCACCTTCATGATCTTTTGTAAGGAGGGCAAGTTGAGTGAAATCGTCGGGATGACATCTGCCACGATGTTAAGGAATACTATAAGGGACGTCGTCAGGTACAGGACGTCCTGCAGGGCCAAGGGCCGCATCAATTACGATATAGATGGTTATGGCTGACCTCGAAACATAAATTAGGGCATTCCGCGTTTACATGCTTCATGTGGAAGGAGCTGAGGCTGGACGATTGGACCAAGGCACGTCGCTCCAGTCTTGCTGATGTCAGGAGGCCTGTCGAGGACATCATCTCAAAGGTCAGGTCGGAGGGGGATGCGGCGCTCATCGAATTGACAACGCGCTTTGACAAGGTCGAACTGGACTCGATCAGGATCACAGAAAAGGAGGTCCAGCAGGCAAGGGAGATGGTCCCTAGGGAGCTTGTGAGGGACCTCAAGAAGGCCGCAGAGAACATACGTCGCTTCCACAAGCTCCAGAAGCAGAACGATATCTGGTTCAAGGAGGTCGAGCCTGGTCTGATATTGGGAGTAAAGACCACTCCCTTGGAGAGGATAGGTGCATACGTCCCAGGAGGAAGGGCGTCATATCCGTCAACTGTGCTGATGTGCGCGATACCGGCGAAGGTCGCAGGCGTCAAGGAGGTGGTGCTATGCACCCCTCCCCCGGTGAACCCTCTTACGCTCGTTGCCATCGACATCGCCGGGGTCGATGAGGCTTACAAGGTCGGTGGGGCACAGGCAATTGCTGCCATGGGGATCGGGACAGGGTCGATCCGCCAGGTACAGAAGATCGTAGGGCCAGGTAATGTCTACGTGACCATGGCCAAAATGCTCCTCAGAGATGAGGTGGACATTGATTTTCCTGCGGGCCCGAGCGAGATCGCGGTCATGGCAGATTCCACGGCAGACCCATCGTTCATTGCTGCAGATATTTTGGCCCAGGCGGAGCACGACCCGAACTCGGCCTGCATATTGGTGACGACAGACCCCTCTCTTCCCAACAAGGTGGAGAGGGAGCTGATGTCGGAGCTCGAGAGCTCTGAGAGAAGGTCGATATTGGAGCGGTCCATGATCAATACAGGGTACATTATCGCAAAGAACCTAGAAGAGGCGGCGGCGATCATTAACCAAATAGCACCAGAGCACCTATCGATACAGATGGCGAACGAGATGGGGGCGCTGAACTCGGTCCACAACGCCGGCTCGATCTTCATCGGAAGGTATGCCGCCGTGGCATGCGGGGATTATGCTTCGGGCACCAATCATGTCCTGCCTACGGCCGGATATGCCAAGATCTACTCAGGGCTAGATGTGAACCATTTCTGTAAGAGGTCATCTATCCAGATGATAGACAGGGTAGGCCTTGAGAGGATAGGACGGACAGTCATCGACCTGGCCAGAGCAGAGGGGCTGGATGCACATGCCAGATCGGTAGAGAAGCGTTTGAAATGATGTTCATGCACCTGCTCGCTCATTACCTCCGATATCTGTTTCCAGCAAGATCACATCAATGATCGGATCTCTGTTAGGTGACCGAATCTTCCTGATGTCAGCCCCAAAGAGGAAGGTTGTGGAGCCGATCGATCATGACCTCAGAGAGGTCGATCCTATCGTGGTCATGTTCCTTCTCGAAAGTCGGTGTTTTTCCAACAATCCTATCAACTGCGACGATCTGGTAGATCTTCATTCTGTCCTAAACACTATCCATTGTGAGAAGGTGAGGTCCAACGAGCAATGCTATTCTTACAATGCTTGGTCAATACCTTTGTCCTTCATCCTAAAGACTATAAACTGAAGAGGAAAAGGGATGGCATGTCATCAAGTTTTGAGCACCAGATATGTGTTGAGGAGGGTGGCCATCGTCAATAGAACATCTGTCATAAGATATACGAATATTATTAATCCTGGCTCTTGGAATCAAGGTTCAGGTGGAAAATGCCCATCTCGGAATTGGCCATGGATTACATGAGACGTTGGGTCAACGACCTCAAGATAAAAGGGTTCAAGGACGTCGAGCTTGTTCAGGCCAGATTGC
This genomic window from Methanomassiliicoccales archaeon contains:
- a CDS encoding thioredoxin fold domain-containing protein; protein product: MIRDVTEALFNDILKRSERPIVVEFWSPGCSVCKEVAPIYESVSEEMADEAIFLRVNTDANLNMVRRYGVQGTPTFMIFCKEGKLSEIVGMTSATMLRNTIRDVVRYRTSCRAKGRINYDIDGYG
- the hisD gene encoding histidinol dehydrogenase — its product is MWKELRLDDWTKARRSSLADVRRPVEDIISKVRSEGDAALIELTTRFDKVELDSIRITEKEVQQAREMVPRELVRDLKKAAENIRRFHKLQKQNDIWFKEVEPGLILGVKTTPLERIGAYVPGGRASYPSTVLMCAIPAKVAGVKEVVLCTPPPVNPLTLVAIDIAGVDEAYKVGGAQAIAAMGIGTGSIRQVQKIVGPGNVYVTMAKMLLRDEVDIDFPAGPSEIAVMADSTADPSFIAADILAQAEHDPNSACILVTTDPSLPNKVERELMSELESSERRSILERSMINTGYIIAKNLEEAAAIINQIAPEHLSIQMANEMGALNSVHNAGSIFIGRYAAVACGDYASGTNHVLPTAGYAKIYSGLDVNHFCKRSSIQMIDRVGLERIGRTVIDLARAEGLDAHARSVEKRLK